DNA from Triticum aestivum cultivar Chinese Spring chromosome 7D, IWGSC CS RefSeq v2.1, whole genome shotgun sequence:
agcctagcatgtacagacatggcctcggaacacacgcaatacacttaggttgacttgacgagcctagcatgtacagacatggcctcggaaaacggaggaccaaaaggtcgagcatgagtcgtatagaagatacgatcaacatggagatgttcaccgatcttgactagtccgtctcacgtgatgatcggacacggcctagttaactcggatcatgtttcacttagatgactagagggatgtctatctgagtgggagttcattgaataatttgattagatgaacttaattatcatgaacttagtctaaaatctttacaatatgtcttgtagatcaaatggcccacgttgtcctcaacttcaacgcgttcctagagaaaaccaagctgaaagatgatggcagtaactatacggactgggtccggaacctgaggatcatcctcatagctgccaagaaagattatgtcctagaagaaccgctaggtgaagcaccaatcccagagaaccaagacgttatgaacgcttggcaatcacgtgttgatgattactccctcgttcagtgtggcatgctttacagcttagaaccgggctccaaaagcgttttgagaaacatggagcatatgatatgttcgaagagctgaaaatggttttccaagctcatgcccgggtcgagagatatgaagtctccgacaagttcttcagctgtaaaatggaggagaatagttctgttagtgagcacatactcagaatgtctgggttgcacaaccgcttgtctcagctggaagttaatctcccggatgacgcggtcattgacagaatccttcagtcgcttccaccaagctacaagagctttgtgatgaacttcaatatgcaggggatggaaaagaccattcctgaggtatattcaatgctgaaatcagcggaggtggagatcagaaaggaacatcaagtgttgatggtgaataaaaccactaagttcaagaaaggcaagggtaagaagaacttcaagaaggacggcaagggagttgccgcgcccggtaagccagttgccgggaagaagtcaaagaatggacccaagcctgagactgagtgcttttattgcaagggaagtggtcactggaagcggaactgccccaaatacttagcggacaagaaggccggcaacaccaaaggtatatgtgatatacatgtaattgatgtgtaccttaccagtactcgtagtagctcctgggtatttgataccggtgcggttgctcatatttgtaactcaaaacaggaactgcggaataagcggagactggcaaaggacgaggtgacgatgcgcgtcaggaatgattccaaggtcgatgtgatcgccgtcggcacgctacctctgcatttacctacgggattagttttaaacctcaataattattatttagtaccagctttgagcatgaacattgtatctggatctcgtatatttcgagatggctactcatttaaatccgagaataatggttgttctatttatatgagagatatgttttatggtcatgccccgctggtcaatggtttattcttgatgaatctcgaacgtgatgttacacatattcatagtgtgaataccaaaagatgtaaagttgataacgatagtcccacatacttgtggcactgccgccttggtcacattggtgtcaagcgcatgaagaagctccatgcagatggacttttggagtctcttgattatgaatcatttgacacgtgcgaaccatgcctcatgggtaagatgaccaagactccgttctctggaacaatggagcgagcaaccaacttattggaaatcatacataccgatgtgtgcggtccaatgagtgttgaggctcgcggaggatatcgttatgttctcactctcactgatgacttaagtagatatgggtatgtctacctaatgaaacacaagtctgaaacctttgaaaagttcaaggaatttcagagtgaggttgagaatcaacgtgacaggaaaataaaattcttacgatcagatcgtggtggagaatatttaagtcacgaatttggtacgcacttaaagaaatttggaatcgtttcacaactcacgccgcctggaacacctcagcgaaatggtgtgtccgaacgtcgtaatcgcactctattggatatggtgcgatctatgatgtctcttactgatctacctctctcattttggggctatgctttagagactgccgcattcactttaaatagggctccgtcgaaatccgttgagacgacaccgtatgaattatggtttgggaagaaacctaagctgtcgtttctaaaagtttggggatgcgatgcttatgtcaagaaacttcaacctgaaaagctcgaacccaagtcagagaaatgcgtcttcataggataccctaaggaaaccattgggtataccttctacctcagatccgaaggcaagatctttgttgccaagaatgagtcctttctggagaaagagtttctctcaaaagaattaagtgggaggaaagtggaacttgatgaggtgatagtcaccccttccgaaccggagagtagcgcagcgcgggaagatgttcctgtggtgcctacacagattggggaggaagttaatgatgatgatcatgaagcttcggatcaagttactgctgaacttcgtaggtccacaaggacatgttccgcaccagagtggtacggcaaccccgtcctggaaatcatgttgttagacaacggtgaaccttcgaactatgaaggagcgatggcgggcccggattccgaaaaatggctagaggccatgaaatccgagataggatccatgtatgaaaacgaagtatggactttgactgacttgcccgatgatcggcgagccatagaaaataaatggatctttaagaagaagacagacgcagatggtaatgtgaccatctataaggctcgacttgtcgctaagggttatcgacaagttcaaggggttgactacaatgagaccttctcacccgtagcgaagctgaagtccgtccgaatcatgttagcaattgccgcattctatgattatgagatatggcaaatggacgtcaaaacggcattccttaatggcttccttaaggaagaattgtatatgatgcagccggaaggttttgtcgatcctaagaatgctgacaaagtatgcaagctccagcgctcaatctatgggctggtgcaagcatctcggagttggaacattcgttttgatgagatgatcaaagcgtttgggtttacacagacttatggagaagcctgtgtttacaagaaagtgagtgggagctctgtagcatttctcttattatatgtggatgacatactattgatgggaaatgatatagaattcgtggaaagtataaaggcctatttgaataagtgtttttcaatgaaggaccttggagaagctgcttatatattaggcatcaagatctatagagatagatcaagacgcctcattggtctttcacagagtacgtaccttgacaagatattgaagaagttcaatatggatcagtccaagaaggggttcttgcctgtattgcaaggtgtgcaattgagcacggctcaatgcccgaccacggcagaagatagagaaaagatgagtgtcatcccctatgcctcggccatagggtctattatgtatgccatgctgtgtaccagacctgatgtaaaccttgccgtaagtttggtaggaaggtaccaaagtaatcccggcatggaacactggacaacggtcaagaatatcctgatgtacctgaagaggactaaggatatgtttctcgtttatggaggtgacgaagagctcgtcgtaaagggttacgtcgacgctagcttcgacacagatctggatgactcgaagtcacaaaccggatacgtgtatattttgaatggaggagcagtaagctggtgcagttgcaagcaaagcgtcgtggcgggatctacatgtgaagcggagtacatggcggcctcagaggcagcacaggaagcagtctggataaaggagttcattaccgacctaggggtgattcccaatgcgtcgggcccgatgactctcttctgtgacaacattggagctattgcccttgccaaggagcccaggtttcacaggaagaccaggcatatcaatcgtcgcttcaactccattcgtgaaagtgttcaaaatggagacatagatatttgtaaagtacatacggacctgaatgtagcagatccgttgactaaacctctccctagagcaaaacatgatcaacaccagaacgctatgggtgttcgattcatcacaatgtaactagattattgactctagtgcaagtgggagactgttggaaatatgccctagaggcaataataaatggttattattatatttctttgttcatgataattgtccattgttcatgctataattgtgtaatccggaaatcgtaatacatgtgtgaatacatagaccacaacgtgtccctagtaagcctctagttgactagctcgttgatcaacagatagtcatggtttcctgactatggacattggatgtcattgataacgggatcacatcattaggagaatgatgtgatggacaagacccaatcctaagcatagctcaaagatcgtgtagttcgtttgctagagcttttccaatgtcaagtatcttttccttagaccatgagatcgtgcaactcccggatactgtaggagtgctttgggtgtgccaaacgtcacaacgtaactgggtgactataaaggcacactacgggtatctccgaaagtgtctgttgagttggcacggatcgagactgggatttgtcactccgtatgacggagaggtatctctgggccctctcggtaatgcatcatcataatgagctcaatgtgactaaggagttagccacgggatcatgcattgcggtacgagtaaagagacttgccggtaacgagattgaacaaggtattgggataccgacgatcgaatctcgggcaagtaacataccgattgacaaagggaattgtatacaagattgattgaatcctcgacatcgtggttcatccgatgagatcatggtggaacatgtgggagccaacatgggtatccacatcccgctgttggttattgaccggagaggcatctcggtcatgtctgcatgtctcccgaacccgtagggtctacacacttaaggttcggtgatgctagggttgtagagatattagtatgcggaaacccgaaagtttttcggagtcccggatgagatcccggacgtcacgaggagttccggaatggtccggaggtgaagaattatatataggaagtccagtttcggccaccgggaaagtttcgggggttatcggtattgtaccgggaccaccggaagggtcccgggggtccaccgggtggggccacctatcccggagggccccatgggcttaagtgggaagggaactagcccttagtgggctggggcgccccccccttgggcctccccctgcgcctagggttggaaaccctaggggtgggggcgccccacttggcttgggggggaagccaccccccttcccccttggccgccgcccccccttggagatctgttctcccagggccggcgccccccaggggtcctatatatagtggggggagggagggcagcagcaccacagcccctggcgcctccccctccccctgcaacacctctccctctcgcagaagcttggcgaagccctgccgagatcccgctacttccaccaccacgccgtcgtgctgctggatctccatcaacctctcctccccccttgctggatcaagaaggaggagacgtcgctgctccgtacgtgtgttgaacgcggaggtgccgtccgttcggcactcggtcatcggtgatttggatcacggcgagtacgactccatcaaccccgttcattagaacgcttccgctcgcgatctacaagggtatgtagatgcactcctttcccctcgttgctagtatactccatagatggatcttggtgatgcgtaggaaattttaaaattctgctacgatccccaacaacaaCACTGGGGGTTGACGCAGTTGACTTGCGAGTGACCCGCCACCCCGCAATTGAAGCAAGGGGGCGAGGGAAGTTGGAGACCGGACCCGGGGCCGCCGGGGGAAGCGCGGCTTGGGTGCCCTGTCCCTGACCGcgacgcttcttcttcttggcgggtCCTTGGCGGCCGCGGGATGGGCCGGCGCTCGGGGTGGCCGCGGAGGACGGAGCcgagggcgcggcggcgtgggGTGGGACATACTTCCGCGGAGCAGGAGCGGTCGGCTGTGCCTAGGAGCGGGGAGACGAAGGGCGCGCCGAGCAAGACGGGGACGGGCTTCAACCACGCCGAGGGACCGGGGACGGCGAGCGGCGCCGGGGGCGCCAGTCCCCAGACACCGCCGGACGGGGGGAGCCGGATTTGCCCCGGGTGTCGTAGGGGGCCGGAGAGCGCCGGTCATCGCGACGGCCGTCGCGGAGCTCCCGCAGCTCGCGACGAAGCTCTTCCTCGCGGCGCAGCGCGTCGGGAGATGGACGGGGGGGGGGGTCGCGACGATCATCCACGCGCCGCTTGTGCCGAGGCTCGCCGTCGTCCCACTCGCGCGGCATGGCCGGCCGCAGCGaaggggggaggagggggcgaGCTCACTGCAGGGAACGACGGGAAGGGAGGAGGGAGTGGTGGATCGAGCGGGAGGACAGGGGAGGGGACGGATGAATCGAGCGTGGCGGCGGGAGGGGGAGACGGGGCGGCTGGGAGCCCTAGAGGAAGCCAAATCGAGCCAGCCGATGGCTCGGGCCTAGGGCACAGGGGCGGCCCAGCCACcgcgggccggcccagccgggGCGAGGCGGGCCCAGCAAGCGCGAGCGGCTGATGGGCCTGACCGCGGCCCAGAATGCCCCGATCGGGTGATGAGCGGCCCaggaggcggcgggggggggggagaaaccCGTAGGGTTTCCCCACGACTAGCAGGAGGCGCCACCGCCACCGACACGCCGCCGGTGAGGGGCAACCAGGGACGACGCATGGGATGGAGGCTCGGAAACGCAGCGAGAAGGACCCGAAGGTGGCGATGAACGGGCGAAAAGGGGAGGAGCGAGCAGCCGGGGCCATGGGAGCCGGACCTGCGcgcgtcgccggcgacgccagagcAGTCACCGGGCGCAGAGCAGCCAACGGGTGGCGCCATGACGCGCGGCTGGAGCCGCGGTCGGATCAGCCAGCCACGCCCCAAGAGCGGTCGCGCCGGCGGCGACCACCCCCGTTCCTCAAGGCCATGCCTTGCATTCCCGCGGCCCGAGCTGAACTCGAGGGCGGCGTCGGCGACCGCACCAGCCGCGAGCCGGCGGCAGAATCCCTCACCTGGGGGGCTGAGCCACCGGTCCGGCCGGGCTGGGCAGTGCGACGGGGAGCGGCGGGAGAGGGGGAGGGGTGCCCGGCGGGGGAGGGCAGCGGATCCTCGTCAGCGAGGTCCGCCCACCGGACGCGATGTGTAGGGGCAGGGGAGAGCGGAGGGAGCGGCGGCACGGCCGCCGCGGGCGGCGCCGGCAGCGGGGGAGGGGGCGCGGAAGCCGGAGCGGCGAcggggtcggaggagacggcggggGGAACCAGCGCCGCAGGCGGGGGTGGGTCGCCGTCGCCATCGCGAGAGCAAGCCATCCCTCCAGCTTCTCAGACTTCACACCTCTCATAAAAACATTCGAAGTTGTCATGTATTCGTGCCACATGTGTGACACTTATCAaggttcaaaaaaaaatttgttgcgagATGTTGCGGCATTACTTAAATCACGGTCAAAGTATCACCATGTAAGCTACAAATTTTCACAGACAAAGGTGAACTGAGGGGACATTTTCAAGTCATTTTTCTACAGTAAAAGTGGCATGCCAGAAAACGCGAAACAAAACACAATACATCGGTTTCAGCATTGACGCATGTTATGGTCAAACCATTACAACCTACTCCATCTGTCTCATATGTTATTACAATCATTCAATCAATATATCCTTTTGGttcagaaaaaaaatcaatatATCATTTGGTGTATTACCTCCGTTCAGGACTTCAGGTGTACATGGACATGCGTAATTCTAGATCGATAATTTAGCTCGCTTAAAACTATATCCACATATGAATCCAATGATATGCTTTTGATGtcattcctttttcttttttatcaAAAGGAGGATAACCCCCAACCTCTACATCAAGCGATCACGCAACCATCTTTATTATATTATTCAACAAAGTCTGACACAACAAGCGATGCACGCAGCCATCTTTattatactctctccgttccaaaatataagtttttctagagattacaacaggtgactacatacgaagtgaaatgagtgaatctacactctaaattatgtctacatacatccgtatgttgttgtCTATTTAAactgtctaaaaagacttatatttaggaacagagggagtattattcaACAAAGTCTGACAAAACATACATGGATCAACCCAAAACCACCATCCTAGCGATCTACATGCGGCTACATTTATTAGTTTGCTAATGTGCCTTGATCTCGCACCAACACATATCATTTAGTCTTATGGCCTCACCAAGCTGCTCCACGACGTGCCGAGAGTACCAATCGGTCCAACAGACCCTCAGTGTGTAACGCATGCGCACGCTCCAGAATATGTCGCCGTCATCTTCCGTCGTTCCAACTTCAGGAGAGATCAATGCATTGACCTTGCCAGATCGACGCCAGACAGCACCACCACCCTGCGCGCGTCCATCAACACACATCCAACGCCAAGATCCCGTTGCGCCACGCTGTCGAGACCTGCCGTCACCGACGTAGTAGATGGCatataacatatactccctccgttccataaatTGAATTAagggttttagttcaaaccacggcgagaattatggaacgaagggagtaattaGTTAGCCAAATCGATGACCTAAAACTACGTGCACCcaatacacctagacggaggaagtaataacatcttatattatgagacagagggagtaatagCAAGTGCCAAGCATTAACAGCAAATTGGTTAAAACACAAACAAAAACGCAAATGCAAGGGACATGCAACAACGGCCTTGCAGAAAAATAATACTCCATTGGCCAACACGAGCCTTCCAACATGCTGGTTAAAACAACACCGAATCCTGGACACAGAAGCAGCAGGAAAGAAAGACCCCAGCAAACACTTCCAAACAGCCCAGGAATTACTTAACAAAAACTTGAACAGAGGCCGTGCTGTAGTAACAATCGGAAACCACAAAACTTTGTTGAGTGTCAAATCACACCCAACTACGCAAGTTTGCTGCAGTACTATTATCAGTGTACAAAGTATTCCGTTCTATTAGCAGTAATAACATCTAAGAACAAAGTAACAGAAGACATGGGTCAATGAAACAAAGTACTTGCCATCTCTTAACAATAACCACGCTGAAGCAACAATCGGACCCAAAACAGATGCAGTGACCCAATTACTGCCGCTGCGGTAACAATCAGACACAAAACCATGCTGAGAACCCCGATCACAGGCAGCTTCCCAAATATGACTGAGAAAAAACATCTCCACACAAAGCAATAGGACCAAGGTGTGCACTGAACATGAAAGATCGAATTATTAAGCACCGAATGATGATAGAAGTGCCGATTCCCCCATCCAAATTGTTCGCTTCATACAGGATAGGTGCTTCCAGGGCACGACAAGTGCACAAGCACAAGTAGTCCAAAACATTAAGATGGAGCATGGCATCTTATAGCACAATAGCAAATAGAGGCTCCTTGTTCACAGCTTCTTGTTTTTGTGTCTCAAACAAtgaaagtgaaatcatgctctcctggaaGCGATGCCTAGTAAGTGTCAAGTGGCTTTCATGCTCTTCACTTTCCACGTTTCCTAAAAATACTCCATCAATGTCACAATGCAAGAGACGGCTAGGACACTGCTCAATCAACAGCTCACGCTCGTTGATCACAGCCATGCTAGGAACATATTTGATCCCCAAATCAAGCAGTGTTGATGCCTCCATCGCTAACAAGTTAATCTTGTACATGAAGCCCCAGGTTTCAGCATCATAGTCCTGCAACACCCAAACATCTAAAGTAGTGACACATTCAGAGGAGGTGCGGCACAAAGCTAGGGCGCCATCCATATCCACCAATGACGCCGTATCGCCCAGCTGTGTTGGGCGGCTCATCTGCCGGAATGTCTCGGCTATGGTGTCAAATACCGTTATGTTGAGACCCATTGCCCAATGCAGGCTACCACGATGGTGCACTGCTGGGCAATGATAGAACCAAATAGCAGGAATAAACCTTTGTTCTGGAACTGTCGGCCACTGGATGCATCTTGGCTGATCCGATCCGACCGTGAGGACGAAATACTCAAGCAACTCAATTGCTACGTCGCTCCCATCGGGCATCGTGTATGAGGGGTATGACACCCAAAGCACTCGGTGTTCTCTAGATGTGTGGTGCCGGTAGAACCCGGCTACGCTGATCCAGAAGTTTGGTCGTCGTGGAGGATATGGCAGGGAGGCACACTTGCGGGTGGCCGGGTTGCAGACGTAGAAATCATATTGGTGTCGCACGATGAGGAGGCCATCGCAGGTGGCACGGTGTATAACGCCGTTGTGTGTGTACCGGAGGACGGGCCGTATCTTTAGATCATTGTTGGAGGCTCTGACGACGCGGCAGATGCCGTCTTCGTGTTTGACGATGGGGAGCGAGGGCTGGTGGCGATGGTGGTCCAGGACGAAGGCGTCCGTGGAAGTGCCGCCGCGCCACGACCTGCGGACCGCGCGGCAGCGGAGCACGTCTTTCACAGGCAGCCGGACGAGGATCTCGTGGACGACCACCCACTAGGGTAGGTCGTCCAAGATGGTCGCGCCGCCGCTGCCTTGCATGCTGATTCCTCGCTGATATATAtagggaaaaagaaaaaggaatgaaGACACGTTAGTAAGACGTCGACGCTTGGAGAATGGCCGGAGGGAGCCGAGGTGACTTACTTTACTGTGGAGCAAGGGCGGCGGTCTCCGGCGGCGTCGCGACGGTGCCATGTTCGGTCCCGGTGGCGTCTACAAGACCGATCGATCTGAGGGGGCCAAGGGTAGAGACTTTTTTTTTGTTTGACAACAAAAAGGGAACGCAGCACCGCAGATGGGATTTGCTTACGATCGTTGGATTACTAGCAAAGTGGGTCCTTGTCTAGGGTTTCCTTGGAATTTGCTATGACTAACTGAAACAAGAAATCACGGTGGATTAGCATTTGGAACGTGGATCCACCTTATGCTTCCATGTAATCTGCTTCCTCAGAACGAACTGCTCCCGAGAATCTAGCGCCTGTGttccaaaaaagagagagagaatctAGCGCCTGGGACAGAACTGCAAGTGAGAGAATCTAGCGCCTATGCTTCCATGTAATTCGCCTCACTTCTACTATGATTTTTTATGCCATGATGGCCCAAAGAACGTCATGCAAGTGCGACTCCGGCCtgcccacactagtagaaaacagggctttggttcgggcatggcaagcccattagtcccggttcagtcatgaaccgggacccatcggggcattcgtcccggttcgtgagcccagggggccgaccggggcctcgtgggcattggtcccggttcatgtggatccatttgtcccggttcgaggcacgaaccgggaccaatgggcctcgctcctggcccacaaccattggtcccggttcttggcttgaaccgggacagaaggctgggctttagtctcggttccagccaggaaccgggacaaatgagttgcctatatataccccatcgccacggcagagcactccacagtgctttgttttttctggccggcgaggggagggcatttgggtgctctagctcacctcctatgcacatgaggtgttcgatgaaatgtctgagccacactagttaatctttctcctctcgaaactcgacctccgagctccattttccccgagatttgtctaggtttagcggtccgtcacgtacgtccagtccccgtcttcaccgccgttgatcgcccgcgccgatctcgtcgccggcaccaccatggtgagcctcttgttcttactctttctgaaagaaaaaaaattcttacttcagatagatacttgtctaattttcttacttttattattccttgttattatatagtgcgatggttttggtatccgcccccatcggccctcgtcctgtctatgattcggatgtggtatatattatctttttataactatttggttcatttattgtttataacAATTATGCCGACctacg
Protein-coding regions in this window:
- the LOC123170189 gene encoding uncharacterized protein is translated as MPDGSDVAIELLEYFVLTVGSDQPRCIQWPTVPEQRFIPAIWFYHCPAVHHRGSLHWAMGLNITVFDTIAETFRQMSRPTQLGDTASLVDMDGALALCRTSSECVTTLDVWVLQDYDAETWGFMYKINLLAMEASTLLDLGIKYVPSMAVINERELLIEQCPSRLLHCDIDGVFLGNVESEEHESHLTLTRHRFQESMISLSLFETQKQEAVNKEPLFAIVL